GCACATTTTTCACACGCCAAGCCACATACCGCAATTGCTCGTAATGGGTGCCCAGGACCACCTTTTTCTGCGTCAGGCGGAGCGCTATGCGGCGCTGCACAAAAAAGTGCGTTTGGAAGTGGTGCGGTACTGCGGGCACGTGGTGAGCATTGAACAAGCTGCGGTTTTCAACGAACTGGTAATGGATTTTTTGCGCCGCTTTGAAGCGCAGGAAGAAACACCCTCTAAGCGGCCTGCACTGGCCACTACCTGACGGCCTTCAAAATTCCCCGGATTTTTTCTTCATCAGGCTTCCATTGCGTGCCCATATGCAGGTGCAGGGAGCTTTGCATTTCTTTTCTGGCCGTGACGTGCAGCGCTTTGATGCCGGATCTTTTAAAAATTTCGGCGTTGGTGGGGTTCACCCCGCTACCGGCCATTACCGTGAGGGTGTCGCCGGCAAGTTGTGTCATGGCGGCAATCAAGGCAAGGCCCTTTTCGGCTGTTGTTTCCTGCCCCGAGGTAAGCACGTTTTGAAAGCCCATTTCCATCAAGGTTTCGAGAGCGTGAAGCGGGTCGCGACAAACATCTATGGCCCGGTGAAAGGTAGCGGCAAGTCCGATTTGACGGGCTTCGTTCAACAGCATTTGGTTGTGTTCCAGGTTGAGGGTAGAGTCGTTGTTGAGTACGCCAAAAACCACACCGGCTACATTGGCTCTCGCAGCTCCACGGATATCACTGAGCATCAATCTCAGCTCTGCAGCGCTGTAACAAAAGTCACCGCCTCTGGGTCTTATCATTGCAAAAACCGGAATGTTACAGGCTTCGCTCACCTGCTCCATCATTCCGTGGGAGGGAGTGGTGCCACCGTTGTGCAAATCGGCGCAAAGCTCAATGCGGTGGGCTCCGCAGGCTTGTGCGGCGAGTGATTGGGCGAGGTCTTCGGTGCAGATTTCGAGGGTCAT
The nucleotide sequence above comes from Cryomorphaceae bacterium. Encoded proteins:
- a CDS encoding copper homeostasis protein CutC translates to MTLEICTEDLAQSLAAQACGAHRIELCADLHNGGTTPSHGMMEQVSEACNIPVFAMIRPRGGDFCYSAAELRLMLSDIRGAARANVAGVVFGVLNNDSTLNLEHNQMLLNEARQIGLAATFHRAIDVCRDPLHALETLMEMGFQNVLTSGQETTAEKGLALIAAMTQLAGDTLTVMAGSGVNPTNAEIFKRSGIKALHVTARKEMQSSLHLHMGTQWKPDEEKIRGILKAVR